The proteins below are encoded in one region of Pomacea canaliculata isolate SZHN2017 linkage group LG7, ASM307304v1, whole genome shotgun sequence:
- the LOC112569522 gene encoding uncharacterized protein LOC112569522 isoform X2 codes for MKILFFFGFFSTALSQHLFQMGFTSNATIENFKVFDMNLDDVIHLSEVFTVARKMDTNDDGVVSLQELTAMNSDDLPPLQDEIFFNYMDSLDSTVDGVADSSFICTYFSLMDVDNNRKATLGEYKIQQQQIQDHLKKELKDIAGC; via the exons atgaaaatcctcttcttttttggatttttttcgaCTGCGCTCAGCCAACATCTGTTTCAGATGGG CTTTACCAGCAATGCAACAATCGAGAATTTCAAAGTATTCGATATGAACCTCGATGACGTTATCCATCTGAGTGAAGTGTTCACTGTGGCCAGGAAAATGGATACAAACG ATGATGGAGTGGTCAGCCTTCAGGAGTTGACTGCTATGAATTCTGATGATCTTCCTCCTCTTCAagatgaaattttctttaactaTATGGACAGTCTGGACTCCACAGTCGACGGTGTAGCCGATTCATCGTTCATATGCACATATTTCAGCCTCATGGATGTGGACA ACAACAGAAAAGCAACTCTTGGAGAGTATAAAATCCAGCAACAGCAG ATACAGGACCACTTAAAGAAAGAGCTGAAGGACATCGCGGGATGTTGA
- the LOC112569522 gene encoding uncharacterized protein LOC112569522 isoform X1 produces MKILFFFGFFSTALSQHLFQMGFTSNATIENFKVFDMNLDDVIHLSEVFTVARKMDTNGTFSTLSYDGVVSLQELTAMNSDDLPPLQDEIFFNYMDSLDSTVDGVADSSFICTYFSLMDVDNNRKATLGEYKIQQQQIQDHLKKELKDIAGC; encoded by the exons atgaaaatcctcttcttttttggatttttttcgaCTGCGCTCAGCCAACATCTGTTTCAGATGGG CTTTACCAGCAATGCAACAATCGAGAATTTCAAAGTATTCGATATGAACCTCGATGACGTTATCCATCTGAGTGAAGTGTTCACTGTGGCCAGGAAAATGGATACAAACGGTACCTTTTCGACACTTTCAT ATGATGGAGTGGTCAGCCTTCAGGAGTTGACTGCTATGAATTCTGATGATCTTCCTCCTCTTCAagatgaaattttctttaactaTATGGACAGTCTGGACTCCACAGTCGACGGTGTAGCCGATTCATCGTTCATATGCACATATTTCAGCCTCATGGATGTGGACA ACAACAGAAAAGCAACTCTTGGAGAGTATAAAATCCAGCAACAGCAG ATACAGGACCACTTAAAGAAAGAGCTGAAGGACATCGCGGGATGTTGA
- the LOC112569524 gene encoding uncharacterized protein LOC112569524, giving the protein MKILFLFGFLATALSQHQFQAGFSNNVTNENFKVFDLNLDDIIHLSEVFTVFRTTDTNDDGVVILEEFTAMISEDLPPLQAQILFNFMESLDSTVNGVMDSSVICTFFSILDVDNNRKATLGEFKSNQQQRNAHLKKELKDIAGC; this is encoded by the exons atgaaaatcctcttctTATTTGGATTTCTTGCGACTGCGCTCAGCCAACATCAGTTTCAGGCGGG CTTTTCCAACAATGTAACAAACGAGAATTTCAAAGTATTCGATCTGAACCTCGACGACATTATCCATCTGAGTGAAGTGTTCACTGTGTTCAGGACAACGGATACAAACG ATGATGGAGTGGTCATCCTTGAGGAGTTTACTGCTATGATTTCTGAAGATCTTCCTCCTCTTCAAgctcaaattttatttaactttatgGAAAGTCTGGACTCCACAGTCAATGGTGTGATGGATTCATCGGTCATATGCACATTTTTCAGCATCTTGGATGTCGACA ACAACAGGAAAGCAACTCTTGGAGAGTTTAAAAGCAACCAACAGCAG AGGAACGCCCACTTAAAGAAAGAGCTAAAGGACATCGCGGGATGTTGA